TCCAAATTTTGGCGCAAAGGGAATTATTATTTTTAATGCAGGGAGCAATTACACCGCTTTTGATGCTGCATGCCCCAATCAGGAAATCAATTCTTGCGTTGCGATGACCATTGATGGTATAAATGCAGTGTGTTCTTGTGATAAAGAACAGTATAGCTTGTTTACCGGACTAGGAAAAAAAGAATATCCTTTAAAACAATATAAGGTTGAAGTTATTGGATCTGTGATTCATGTCTATAATTAAGAAACTAAAATAGCCTGAAAGTATTAAACTTTCAGGCTATTTTTAGCTTTTTTGAATTCTCTAAAACTTCAACGTCAGACCGGCCAGAAAGTTAATTCCTGCCTGAGGGTAATAGTACGGATAAACATCCCACATATATCCGTTTGAAACATACTTTTTATCCAAAATATTATTTACCATACCTGTAATCATAATTGATTTGAAAACAGATTTTGGTTTTATTTCATAAGATACATTCAAATCGTTTACAAAATAATCAGCCAATTTTGCCGATGGCAATTCAATATTATTCATGTATTGCTCGCCAACATACTTTTGCAATAACGAAATATGCAAACTCTCAAGTGGGCTGTACACTATTATATTTCCTGCAATGACTTCTGGAGAATAGGCAATTTTTGTAGTTCCGTAATATTCTCCTTCTACAGCTAAATCAACATTTTTGTTACTGCTTAACGTAAAATTAGGTCGAACAATAAATTGTTCCGAAAGCTTCATTGTGGCATCAAATTCAAAACCTAAACGATAACTTTTATCAGTATTTGCACGAATTGGTGAACCAACATCGTCTAATCTTCCAGTTAAGATCAACTGATCTTTGTATGCCATATAATAGATATTAGAATTTAACTGGAATTTTTCTGAGTTAAATCTCCAGCCTAATTCAAAATCATTCAATTTTTCCGGCTTTACATTTCCACCTTCATAATCTGTTCTGTTTGGCTCACGGTTAGCGCGCGCATAAGAAAAATACAACGTATTTTTTTGATTGATCTCGTAATTTAAACCTGCCTTTGGGTTAAAGAAATTAAAGTTGTCATCTACCAAACCTGTTTCTGCACTGTTAGCTTTATACTTAACATTTCTATATTGCAAATCGCCATAAAAACTCAGTTTTTCTGTAAACTGATAATTGGCTTTTGCAAAAATATTTCCATCTGTTTTTGTCGAGAAATCATCATAGTAATGATCTCCCAACTCTGATGCTGCAGAAAATCTTGCCCAAATTACTTTTCCAAAATGATCTCCTTCATATTTATTCCAGCCTCCGCCAAAAATAACATCCAGTTTTTCATCTTTATATTTTACCGAAAAAGTTGTTCCGTAAAAATCATTATCCAGCCATTTTTGACGAATTAAATCGGTTCCCGGAACTAAGTCTCCATTGCTGTCTTCGACCATTTTTGTTGGCTCAATTGGTCCGTATCCAGCGACAGGTTCATCGTATTTATAGTTCTCATAATATCCTTTTCCTTTTATGTAATGAAAAGCCAGATTACTGCTCCATTTATCAGAAAAAGATTCACTCCAATGCAACTGATAATGATCTTGCTGGTAATTATCCGTTTCATTGTTATAAAACTGAACATTTCCAGCCTCATCTATATATTTTCCTGCTGAATTGTAAGTACGATTTGTATTTAACGTTTCG
The sequence above is drawn from the Flavobacterium sp. N2038 genome and encodes:
- a CDS encoding Rieske (2Fe-2S) protein, yielding MKKIWLLIVFVCVLSACSDNERSNKNPYIPNYPVNLSVDMNLPAYSNLKFVSNGVIVPNFGAKGIIIFNAGSNYTAFDAACPNQEINSCVAMTIDGINAVCSCDKEQYSLFTGLGKKEYPLKQYKVEVIGSVIHVYN
- a CDS encoding TonB-dependent receptor, which gives rise to MKTFFLGAKAQRYKGSKVQNAAGTKFIFFLLFSFSYSISSNAQEQDSTKVNKLDDVLVSAVRVTTKTPVTFSNMDKKEIKYRNLGQDIPTLMNYLPSVVTTSDAGTGIGYSGIRVRGSDATRVNVTINGIPYNDAESQGTFWVNMPDFASSVESLQLQRGVGTSTNGSGAFGASLNMLTDSYASKATGEISSSYGSFNSNKNTVKFSTGLLNDHFELAGRLSRIKSDGYVDRASSNLKSYFLQGTYVGKTTLIKALVFGGTEKTYQSWNGIDAETLNTNRTYNSAGKYIDEAGNVQFYNNETDNYQQDHYQLHWSESFSDKWSSNLAFHYIKGKGYYENYKYDEPVAGYGPIEPTKMVEDSNGDLVPGTDLIRQKWLDNDFYGTTFSVKYKDEKLDVIFGGGWNKYEGDHFGKVIWARFSAASELGDHYYDDFSTKTDGNIFAKANYQFTEKLSFYGDLQYRNVKYKANSAETGLVDDNFNFFNPKAGLNYEINQKNTLYFSYARANREPNRTDYEGGNVKPEKLNDFELGWRFNSEKFQLNSNIYYMAYKDQLILTGRLDDVGSPIRANTDKSYRLGFEFDATMKLSEQFIVRPNFTLSSNKNVDLAVEGEYYGTTKIAYSPEVIAGNIIVYSPLESLHISLLQKYVGEQYMNNIELPSAKLADYFVNDLNVSYEIKPKSVFKSIMITGMVNNILDKKYVSNGYMWDVYPYYYPQAGINFLAGLTLKF